A DNA window from Actinomadura luzonensis contains the following coding sequences:
- a CDS encoding AAA family ATPase: protein MFVGRTAELALLRAELRAAAGGRTRTAVVEGPEGIGKTALVRQLTQTELRDRAAAADEEAGPGDRPAAVGEEAERPLRVGAVGVVGAVGGEAERPLRAGAAGAVGALGAEGEGPVRVVAVAGEESERGLWLGVARQLADEAERQLAPAGGRTTTQSPPHRQPAPDGPGSTAAEPGEAAPAARPGATTLPAGAARPVAGPGAVTLPAGAAPPVAEPDGVALPAGAGFPAAGPHAAGEAICGIITAAQKTGGPVVLVIDDAQWADLPSLHTLAYVLRRLRTARVLVLVLCRDLAGPWLPDGLRRLLTADGALHLPLGGLTAADLAELAAARSAPDTDTGQPRPFGPAPGRPDPEDPAPSRPYADVLSEEAAERLRDHTLGNPLHAGALLDAVPPPVLRDLGARLPAPATYARPFARRLAGLAPGARRLVTACAVLGDACPLHTAAAVAGGLPDPLNDLEEAVTAGLLRELPGHLVAFPDPLARAAAYDGLGAGTRARLHLAAAAAAGDTGTALRHRAAASAGPDDDLADELAGYAAKIAQHGQWREAAAHLELAAGLTDPALAPARRDALRTAAVEHVLLSGDARHAARLAALLRDAAGRDALMGDAAGRGGADAVAARSYVLGRLALVTARFDEAADLLDAAWHHREPGLAADVAEQLAWLHLLTGDPAGAARWARRALDEPIQSAIARPRDVLALVSPASADPEEGGLAAAVAWLGRGEPERACDVLRHVVTEAGGPG, encoded by the coding sequence ATGTTCGTCGGGCGGACGGCGGAGCTCGCCCTGCTGCGCGCCGAACTGCGCGCGGCGGCCGGCGGCCGGACCAGGACGGCGGTGGTCGAAGGACCCGAAGGCATCGGCAAAACGGCCCTCGTCCGGCAACTGACGCAAACCGAGCTCCGGGACCGGGCAGCGGCCGCCGATGAGGAGGCCGGGCCCGGGGACCGGCCGGCGGCGGTCGGCGAAGAAGCTGAGCGGCCGTTGCGGGTGGGGGCGGTCGGCGTGGTCGGCGCGGTCGGCGGAGAGGCTGAGCGGCCGTTGCGGGCCGGCGCGGCCGGGGCAGTCGGGGCGCTCGGCGCGGAGGGCGAGGGGCCGGTGCGGGTGGTGGCGGTCGCCGGGGAGGAGAGCGAGCGCGGCCTGTGGCTGGGCGTCGCACGGCAGCTCGCCGACGAGGCGGAACGGCAGCTCGCCCCGGCGGGCGGGCGCACCACCACCCAGAGCCCGCCCCACCGCCAGCCCGCCCCGGACGGACCCGGCTCTACTGCGGCAGAGCCCGGCGAGGCTGCTCCGGCAGCAAGGCCCGGCGCCACCACCCTCCCGGCTGGAGCCGCGCGCCCGGTGGCGGGGCCCGGTGCCGTCACGCTCCCGGCTGGAGCCGCGCCGCCGGTGGCGGAGCCGGACGGGGTCGCTCTCCCGGCCGGGGCCGGGTTCCCCGCGGCGGGACCCCACGCGGCGGGGGAGGCGATCTGCGGGATCATCACCGCGGCGCAGAAGACCGGCGGGCCGGTGGTCCTGGTGATCGACGACGCGCAGTGGGCAGACCTGCCGTCCCTGCACACCCTCGCGTACGTGCTGCGCCGCCTCCGCACCGCGCGGGTGCTCGTCCTCGTGCTCTGCCGCGACCTGGCCGGCCCGTGGCTGCCCGACGGCCTGCGCCGCCTCCTGACCGCCGACGGCGCCCTCCACCTGCCCCTCGGCGGTCTCACCGCCGCCGACCTGGCCGAACTAGCCGCCGCCCGTTCTGCGCCCGACACGGACACAGGGCAGCCCCGTCCCTTCGGCCCCGCCCCGGGGCGGCCGGACCCCGAGGATCCCGCGCCGAGCCGGCCGTACGCGGACGTGCTGAGCGAGGAGGCCGCCGAACGCCTGCGCGACCACACCCTCGGCAACCCCCTGCACGCCGGCGCCCTGCTGGACGCCGTCCCGCCGCCCGTCCTGCGGGACCTCGGCGCGCGCCTGCCCGCCCCCGCCACCTACGCCCGCCCCTTCGCCCGCCGCCTGGCCGGCCTCGCCCCCGGCGCCAGGCGGCTCGTCACGGCCTGCGCGGTCCTCGGCGACGCCTGCCCGCTGCACACGGCCGCCGCCGTCGCGGGCGGGCTGCCCGACCCACTGAACGACCTGGAGGAGGCCGTCACCGCCGGGCTCCTGCGGGAGCTGCCCGGCCACCTCGTCGCCTTCCCCGACCCGCTCGCCCGCGCCGCCGCCTACGACGGCCTCGGCGCCGGCACCCGGGCGCGGCTGCACCTGGCCGCCGCCGCGGCGGCCGGCGACACCGGCACGGCCCTGCGGCACCGGGCCGCCGCGTCCGCCGGGCCGGACGACGACCTGGCGGACGAGCTGGCCGGGTACGCGGCCAAGATCGCCCAGCACGGCCAGTGGCGGGAGGCCGCCGCCCACCTGGAGCTGGCCGCCGGCCTCACCGACCCGGCGCTCGCCCCCGCCCGCCGGGACGCGCTGCGCACCGCCGCCGTCGAGCACGTCCTGCTGAGCGGCGACGCCCGCCACGCGGCCCGGCTCGCCGCCCTCCTGCGCGACGCCGCTGGGCGTGACGCCCTCATGGGCGACGCCGCCGGGCGGGGCGGGGCCGACGCCGTTGCGGCGCGCTCGTACGTGCTGGGCCGGCTCGCCCTCGTCACCGCCCGCTTCGACGAGGCGGCGGACCTGCTGGACGCGGCCTGGCACCACCGCGAGCCCGGCCTCGCCGCCGACGTCGCCGAGCAGCTGGCCTGGCTCCACCTCCTCACCGGCGACCCGGCCGGTGCCGCCCGCTGGGCCCGCCGGGCGCTCGACGAGCCCATCCAGAGCGCGATCGCCCGGCCGCGCGACGTCCTGGCCCTGGTGTCACCCGCGAGCGCCGACCCGGAGGAGGGCGGCCTGGCGGCGGCGGTGGCGTGGCTCGGGAGGGGCGAGCCCGAGCGGGCGTGCGACGTCCTGCGGCACGTGGTGACCGAGGCGGGCGGGCCGGGCTGA
- a CDS encoding helix-turn-helix transcriptional regulator: MRRPAARGDRGGRAGLTHHRLTATGLLAAAEHGAADRETRAAARRALAEAAALGQRWLLPTLEAVRVAPLAAQGHHDRALAHARAAMSAARHLRHALGEVQAAQALALLGAEDAPPGDGTAVPFVPDARPRRVEALIAAGRLTEAAHVLAAMDDGQGRRAGRAERLRLEGVLLAARNVPKEAEQSLLRALGLVEGGARPLEEARVLLDLGRLLRRTGRRRAAAGRLAAARVVFARLGARPLAERCDRELAACGLEPQATARLGLTPQELSTATLVAHGLTNRQIATELLISVKTVEYHIGKIYTKLGIGSRAALAARVTAEGGEAAR, from the coding sequence GTGCGACGTCCTGCGGCACGTGGTGACCGAGGCGGGCGGGCCGGGCTGACCCACCACCGGCTGACGGCCACCGGGCTGCTCGCCGCCGCCGAGCACGGCGCCGCCGACCGCGAGACCCGCGCGGCCGCGCGGCGCGCCCTGGCCGAGGCGGCGGCGCTCGGGCAACGCTGGCTCCTGCCCACCCTGGAGGCCGTCCGCGTGGCCCCGCTCGCCGCCCAGGGACACCACGACCGCGCCCTCGCCCACGCCCGCGCCGCCATGAGCGCGGCCCGCCATCTGCGGCACGCCCTCGGCGAGGTCCAGGCGGCGCAGGCCCTGGCGCTGCTCGGCGCCGAGGACGCGCCGCCGGGCGACGGCACCGCCGTCCCCTTCGTGCCCGACGCGCGCCCGCGCCGCGTCGAGGCGCTGATCGCCGCCGGGCGCCTGACCGAGGCGGCGCACGTCCTGGCCGCTATGGACGACGGGCAGGGCCGCCGCGCGGGACGTGCCGAGCGGCTCAGGCTCGAAGGGGTGCTGCTGGCGGCCAGGAACGTTCCAAAGGAGGCGGAGCAGAGCCTCCTGCGGGCTCTCGGGCTGGTGGAGGGCGGGGCGCGTCCGCTGGAGGAGGCGCGGGTGCTGCTGGACCTGGGGCGGCTGCTGCGGCGGACCGGACGCCGGCGGGCGGCTGCCGGGCGCCTCGCCGCCGCGCGCGTCGTCTTCGCCCGGCTGGGGGCGCGTCCGCTGGCCGAACGCTGCGACCGCGAGCTCGCGGCGTGCGGGCTGGAGCCGCAGGCGACGGCCCGCCTCGGGCTCACCCCGCAGGAGCTCAGCACCGCGACCCTGGTGGCCCACGGCCTGACCAACCGGCAGATCGCCACCGAGCTGCTGATCAGCGTCAAGACCGTCGAGTACCACATCGGCAAGATCTACACCAAGCTCGGCATCGGCTCGCGGGCCGCCCTCGCCGCCAGGGTCACCGCGGAGGGAGGAGAGGCGGCGCGGTGA
- a CDS encoding terpene synthase family protein, which translates to MPYGELDEAFELGRTCALAAECGRDLRGCAQMYRPLFPPAAFGAGRYDALTLATAFSAPWATADRLKVANRAALWVLAVDRLVDHTANTREQVDRLTRECLSVADGAVPRTAAARFLADLRDELATVKEFGELRWLWRDQLARTSHGMARNWVWRDTGASPPLGGYLGNADSRGSCFVDLSHWIYASDDWARAHLEELRGVSRHVQRYLHLLGDVVSYRKDMSWGDLNVLALGVSRAEVTEAMARLAGEALALLEPLREHSPRTAVHLRRRLGFQAGFHGFSDYGRSA; encoded by the coding sequence ATGCCATACGGCGAGCTGGACGAGGCGTTCGAGCTCGGCAGGACGTGCGCGCTGGCCGCCGAGTGCGGCAGGGACCTGCGCGGCTGCGCCCAGATGTACCGGCCGCTGTTCCCGCCGGCCGCCTTCGGCGCGGGGCGGTACGACGCCCTGACCCTCGCCACCGCCTTCAGCGCCCCCTGGGCCACGGCCGACCGGCTGAAGGTCGCCAACCGGGCCGCCCTGTGGGTGCTGGCCGTGGACCGGCTGGTGGACCACACCGCCAACACCCGCGAGCAGGTCGACCGCCTGACCCGCGAGTGCCTGTCGGTCGCCGACGGCGCGGTGCCGCGCACGGCCGCCGCCCGCTTCCTCGCCGACCTGCGCGACGAGCTGGCCACCGTCAAGGAGTTCGGCGAGCTGCGGTGGCTCTGGCGCGACCAGCTAGCGCGGACGTCGCACGGCATGGCCCGCAACTGGGTGTGGCGCGACACGGGGGCCTCGCCGCCGCTGGGCGGCTACCTCGGCAACGCCGACAGCCGCGGCTCGTGCTTCGTGGACCTGTCCCACTGGATCTACGCCTCCGACGACTGGGCCAGGGCGCACCTGGAGGAGCTGCGCGGGGTCAGCCGCCACGTTCAGCGCTACCTGCACCTGCTCGGCGACGTGGTGTCGTACCGGAAGGACATGAGCTGGGGCGACCTCAACGTCCTGGCGCTCGGCGTCAGCCGCGCCGAGGTGACGGAGGCGATGGCGCGGCTGGCCGGCGAGGCGCTCGCGCTGCTGGAGCCGCTGCGGGAGCACAGCCCCCGCACCGCCGTCCACCTGCGGCGGCGGCTCGGCTTCCAGGCCGGTTTCCACGGCTTTTCGGACTACGGACGCAGCGCGTAA
- a CDS encoding GTP-binding protein, with product MEFGRSDHWRLPTAIKILIAGGFGAGKTTMVGAVSETRPLRTEEALTQVGTDVDDLSGVERKLTTTVAMDFGRITIRNDYMLYLFGTPGQERFFFVWDELAMGALGAVVLADTRRLDDCFPSVDYFEKRGQPFVVALNCFEGTQHFTVGEVRDAIGLEPDIPIVRCDARRRDSGREVLITLVEHAMRRGVSPVGTMS from the coding sequence ATGGAATTCGGTCGCTCTGACCATTGGCGACTGCCGACAGCGATCAAGATCTTGATCGCCGGGGGATTCGGCGCGGGCAAGACCACCATGGTGGGCGCCGTCTCCGAGACCCGGCCACTGCGCACCGAGGAGGCGCTGACCCAGGTCGGCACCGACGTGGACGATCTGTCCGGTGTCGAGCGCAAGCTCACCACCACGGTCGCCATGGACTTCGGCCGCATCACGATCCGCAACGACTACATGCTGTACCTGTTCGGCACCCCCGGCCAGGAACGCTTCTTCTTCGTCTGGGACGAGCTGGCCATGGGCGCGCTCGGCGCGGTCGTCCTGGCCGACACCCGCCGCCTGGACGACTGCTTCCCCTCCGTCGACTACTTCGAGAAGCGCGGCCAGCCGTTCGTCGTGGCGCTCAACTGCTTCGAGGGCACCCAGCACTTCACCGTCGGCGAGGTGCGCGACGCGATCGGCCTGGAGCCCGACATCCCCATCGTGCGCTGCGACGCACGCCGCCGCGACTCCGGCAGGGAGGTCCTCATCACGCTCGTGGAGCACGCGATGCGCCGGGGCGTCTCCCCGGTCGGGACCATGTCGTGA
- a CDS encoding Lrp/AsnC family transcriptional regulator codes for MEEIDRRIITLLARDGRMSFTDLARETGLSVSAVHQRVRRLEKRGVVRGYAAIVDHDAIGLPLTAFVSIKPIDPAAPDDAPDRLAHLSAIEACHSVAGDESYILKVRVASPVALEDLLQQIRAAAHVSTRTTVVLSTPYEHRPPEVAPDPDPAPDTP; via the coding sequence ATGGAGGAGATCGACCGCCGGATCATCACGCTGCTGGCCCGCGACGGCCGCATGAGCTTCACCGACCTGGCCAGGGAGACCGGGCTCTCGGTCTCGGCCGTGCATCAGCGGGTGCGCCGCCTGGAGAAGCGCGGCGTCGTGCGCGGCTACGCCGCGATCGTCGACCACGACGCGATCGGGCTGCCGCTGACCGCCTTCGTGTCGATCAAGCCGATCGACCCCGCCGCGCCCGACGACGCCCCCGACCGGCTCGCCCACCTGAGCGCCATCGAGGCGTGCCACAGCGTGGCGGGCGACGAGAGCTACATCCTCAAGGTGCGGGTGGCCTCGCCGGTGGCTCTGGAGGACCTGCTGCAGCAGATCCGGGCCGCGGCGCACGTCTCGACGCGGACGACCGTGGTGCTGAGCACGCCGTACGAGCACCGGCCGCCGGAGGTCGCCCCCGACCCCGACCCGGCCCCCGACACCCCCTGA
- a CDS encoding glycosyltransferase 87 family protein, producing the protein MTPADPARPAAEAAPAASPPADARPGPPSRAGRLRVVAAAAPVAGLVVVMAVVFRAAPAALPWWYALAWGLFAAAVRALGRVPAPAAGRLVAAGGLAVIATGLLAPPATSTDSFRYAWDGRVQSAGLSPYDRAPADPALARLRDPWLFPGCAEGRLYPLPDGGCTRINRPTVHTVYPPLAEAYFLLVDRLSPAGARHKPLQVGGALLAAATAAALLAVLRRRGDVRGAALWAWCPAVPMEAVNNAHVDVLAVAAVVVALGLRAGSRWRAAGLGALLGAAVAVKLIPALVGPAVLGGNGRGRAGWVMAGAGTAVVLAYLPYVLGSRASVLGYLSGYLAEEGYDEAANGGRYALLRLLLPDAWAPPAALAVLAAVLVHVLLRGDPARPWRGALLAAGTAFLVLTPGYPWYALLVAGLAALDGRREWLGVPLAGAAAYLTPFGAPAYAAAAAGVLAAAVVRRLTMSS; encoded by the coding sequence ATGACGCCCGCCGACCCGGCCCGGCCCGCCGCCGAGGCCGCACCCGCCGCATCCCCGCCCGCCGACGCCCGCCCGGGGCCGCCGTCCCGGGCGGGGCGGTTGCGGGTGGTGGCCGCGGCCGCGCCGGTGGCCGGTCTGGTGGTGGTGATGGCCGTCGTGTTCCGCGCCGCCCCCGCTGCCCTTCCCTGGTGGTACGCGCTGGCGTGGGGGCTGTTCGCGGCGGCCGTGCGGGCCCTGGGCCGCGTGCCCGCCCCGGCCGCCGGGCGGCTGGTGGCGGCGGGCGGTCTGGCGGTGATCGCCACCGGCCTTCTCGCCCCGCCCGCCACCAGCACCGACTCCTTCCGCTACGCCTGGGACGGCCGCGTCCAGTCCGCCGGCCTCTCCCCGTACGACCGCGCCCCCGCCGACCCCGCGCTCGCCCGCCTGCGCGACCCCTGGCTCTTCCCCGGCTGCGCCGAGGGCCGCCTCTACCCCTTGCCGGACGGCGGCTGCACCCGCATCAACCGGCCCACCGTCCACACCGTCTACCCGCCGCTCGCCGAGGCGTACTTCCTCCTGGTGGACCGGCTCTCGCCCGCCGGGGCGCGGCACAAGCCGCTGCAGGTGGGCGGCGCGCTGCTGGCCGCCGCCACCGCGGCGGCCCTGCTGGCCGTCCTGCGGCGGCGCGGCGACGTGCGCGGGGCGGCGCTGTGGGCGTGGTGCCCGGCCGTCCCGATGGAGGCGGTGAACAACGCGCACGTGGACGTGCTCGCCGTCGCCGCCGTCGTGGTCGCGCTCGGCCTCCGGGCCGGGAGCCGGTGGCGGGCGGCGGGGCTGGGGGCACTGCTCGGGGCGGCGGTGGCGGTGAAACTCATCCCGGCCCTGGTCGGGCCCGCCGTCCTCGGAGGAAACGGGCGCGGGCGCGCGGGGTGGGTGATGGCGGGGGCAGGGACGGCCGTGGTTCTCGCCTACCTGCCCTACGTGCTCGGCTCCCGCGCGTCCGTCCTCGGCTACCTGTCCGGCTACCTGGCCGAGGAGGGCTACGACGAGGCCGCGAACGGCGGGCGCTACGCCCTGCTCCGCCTCCTCCTGCCCGACGCCTGGGCGCCGCCCGCCGCCCTGGCGGTCCTCGCCGCCGTGCTCGTGCACGTCCTCCTGCGCGGCGACCCGGCCCGCCCGTGGCGCGGCGCGCTCCTGGCGGCCGGCACGGCCTTCCTCGTCCTGACCCCCGGCTACCCCTGGTACGCCCTCCTGGTCGCGGGCCTGGCGGCGCTCGACGGGCGACGGGAATGGCTCGGCGTGCCCCTCGCGGGCGCGGCCGCGTACCTGACGCCCTTCGGCGCGCCCGCCTACGCGGCCGCCGCGGCGGGGGTGCTCGCCGCCGCAGTCGTACGACGACTTACCATGTCGTCATGA
- a CDS encoding L-talarate/galactarate dehydratase has translation MMTSADRVARVRLSSVCLPLGTPVSDAKVLTGRQRPMTEIAFLFAEIESEQGHEGVGFAYSKRAGGPGQYAHAKEIAGELIGEDPSDIPRIWDKLCWAGASVGRSGLAVQAIAAFDVALWDLKAKRAGLPLAKLLGAHRDSVRCYNTSGGFLHAPIEQVLENATAALERGIGGVKIKVGQPDTRADLARVRAVREHLGDHVPLMVDANQQWDRPAAARMGRALEEFGLVWIEEPLDAYDHAGHAALAAALDTPIATGEMLTSVAEHAELIRAGGADVVQPDAPRIGGITPFLRLAALAGHERLQLAPHFAMEIHLHLAAAYPLEPWVEHFEWLEPLFEERLEIRDGRMLLPDRPGIGVTLSEQAARWTTARHEVS, from the coding sequence ATGATGACTTCAGCGGACCGCGTCGCCCGCGTCCGGCTCTCGTCCGTCTGCCTCCCTCTCGGCACCCCCGTCAGCGACGCGAAGGTGCTGACCGGCCGCCAGCGCCCGATGACCGAGATCGCGTTCCTGTTCGCCGAGATCGAGAGCGAGCAGGGCCACGAGGGCGTCGGCTTCGCCTACTCCAAGCGCGCGGGCGGCCCCGGCCAGTACGCCCACGCCAAGGAGATCGCGGGCGAGCTGATCGGCGAGGACCCCAGCGACATCCCGCGCATCTGGGACAAGCTGTGCTGGGCGGGCGCGTCCGTCGGCCGCAGCGGCCTGGCCGTGCAGGCCATCGCCGCCTTCGACGTCGCCCTGTGGGACCTGAAGGCCAAGCGCGCCGGCCTGCCCCTGGCCAAGCTGCTCGGCGCCCACCGCGACTCCGTGCGCTGCTACAACACCTCGGGCGGCTTCCTGCACGCCCCGATCGAGCAGGTGCTGGAGAACGCCACCGCGGCGCTGGAGCGCGGCATCGGCGGCGTCAAGATCAAGGTCGGGCAGCCGGACACCCGCGCCGACCTGGCCCGGGTGCGGGCCGTGCGCGAGCACCTGGGCGACCACGTCCCCCTGATGGTGGACGCCAACCAGCAGTGGGACCGCCCGGCCGCCGCCCGCATGGGCCGCGCGCTGGAGGAGTTCGGCCTGGTCTGGATCGAGGAGCCGCTGGACGCCTACGACCACGCCGGGCACGCCGCCCTGGCCGCCGCGCTCGACACCCCGATCGCCACCGGCGAGATGCTGACCAGCGTCGCCGAGCACGCCGAGCTCATCAGGGCCGGCGGCGCGGACGTCGTCCAGCCCGACGCGCCCCGCATCGGCGGCATCACCCCGTTCCTGCGGCTGGCCGCCCTGGCCGGGCACGAACGCCTCCAGCTCGCCCCCCACTTCGCCATGGAGATCCACCTCCACCTGGCGGCCGCGTACCCGCTGGAGCCCTGGGTGGAGCACTTCGAGTGGCTGGAGCCGCTGTTCGAGGAGCGGCTGGAGATCCGCGACGGCCGCATGCTGCTGCCCGACCGGCCCGGGATCGGCGTCACGCTGAGCGAGCAGGCCGCCCGGTGGACCACCGCACGCCACGAGGTCTCGTGA
- a CDS encoding FadR/GntR family transcriptional regulator, whose product MTSRTQQLVDTLTARIQEGVIRPGERLPTESDLVDAYGVSRTVVREAMARLKAAGLVETQHGRGSFVLARPSTTGFGPAPARTRQDVLDLLDFRMGVEVEAAGLAAARRTDAALAGLREALEAFAAAAGNPGAAVHADYLFHLRVALATGNRYYGDLLASLGPSMIIVPRDRLRADRPDFAGIVAEHDAVHAAIERRDAEAARAAVRVHLSASRARLLRDP is encoded by the coding sequence GTGACCAGCCGCACCCAGCAGCTCGTCGACACGCTGACCGCGCGCATCCAGGAGGGCGTGATCCGGCCCGGCGAGCGGCTGCCGACCGAGAGCGACCTGGTGGACGCGTACGGGGTCAGCCGCACGGTCGTGCGCGAGGCCATGGCCAGGCTCAAGGCCGCCGGGCTGGTCGAGACCCAGCACGGCCGGGGCAGCTTCGTGCTGGCCAGGCCGAGCACCACCGGCTTCGGCCCGGCACCCGCCAGGACCCGGCAGGACGTGCTCGACCTGCTGGACTTCCGCATGGGGGTCGAGGTCGAGGCGGCCGGGCTGGCCGCCGCCCGGCGCACGGACGCGGCACTCGCCGGGCTGCGCGAGGCCCTGGAGGCGTTCGCGGCGGCGGCCGGCAACCCGGGCGCGGCGGTGCACGCCGACTACCTGTTCCACCTGCGCGTCGCCCTGGCCACCGGCAACCGGTACTACGGCGACCTGCTCGCCTCGCTCGGCCCGTCCATGATCATCGTGCCGCGCGACCGGCTCCGGGCGGACCGCCCCGACTTCGCCGGGATCGTGGCCGAGCACGACGCCGTCCACGCCGCCATCGAACGGCGGGACGCCGAGGCGGCCCGCGCGGCCGTCCGCGTCCACCTGTCCGCCAGCCGCGCCCGCCTCCTCCGCGACCCCTGA
- a CDS encoding N-acetylglucosamine kinase, whose translation MRLVLAVDGGNSKTDVAVVAEDGRVLAAGRAGAFAPQREGVAAAVDVVAAAVAALSPAGAGGGIGGGIDGRLGGRFDGRFGGGFEHVSACLAGADLPVEEAALARELAARGLGAEVVVRNDTFALLRAGASAPWGVAVVCGAGINAVGVAPGGAVARFPALGRLSGDWGGGHCLGEEALWHAARAEDGRGVPTALAGLVTAHFGTPTVEELVLALHLGRLDEGRLHELAPGVLAAASAGDAVATSLVQRQAEEVAVLAEVCLRRLGLLDTPAEVVLGGGLLTARDPLLTSLLEGEFAVRAPRAEPVVADVPPVLGAALLGLDRLGAPEEAKARLRAHYGVPGPAAASACP comes from the coding sequence GTGAGGCTCGTCCTGGCCGTGGACGGCGGCAACAGCAAGACGGACGTGGCCGTCGTCGCGGAGGACGGCCGGGTGCTGGCGGCCGGGCGGGCGGGGGCGTTCGCGCCGCAGCGCGAGGGCGTGGCGGCGGCTGTGGACGTGGTGGCGGCGGCGGTCGCGGCGCTGTCCCCCGCCGGCGCCGGCGGCGGGATCGGCGGCGGAATCGACGGCAGGCTCGGCGGGCGGTTCGACGGCCGGTTCGGCGGCGGGTTCGAGCACGTGTCGGCGTGCCTGGCCGGGGCCGACCTGCCGGTGGAGGAGGCGGCGCTGGCGCGCGAGCTCGCCGCGCGGGGCCTCGGCGCCGAGGTGGTGGTGCGGAACGACACGTTCGCGCTGCTGCGGGCGGGGGCGTCCGCGCCGTGGGGGGTGGCGGTGGTGTGCGGGGCGGGCATCAACGCCGTCGGCGTCGCGCCCGGCGGCGCGGTGGCCCGCTTCCCGGCGCTGGGCCGCCTCAGCGGCGACTGGGGCGGCGGGCACTGCCTCGGCGAGGAGGCGCTGTGGCACGCGGCCCGCGCCGAGGACGGCCGGGGCGTCCCGACCGCCCTCGCCGGCCTGGTCACCGCGCACTTCGGGACGCCGACCGTCGAGGAGCTCGTCCTCGCGCTGCACCTGGGCCGGCTGGACGAGGGACGGCTGCACGAGCTGGCGCCCGGCGTGCTGGCGGCCGCCTCGGCCGGCGACGCGGTGGCGACGTCGCTGGTGCAGCGGCAGGCCGAGGAGGTGGCGGTGCTGGCCGAGGTGTGCCTGCGGCGGCTCGGCCTGCTGGACACGCCGGCCGAGGTGGTGCTCGGCGGCGGCCTGCTGACGGCCCGGGACCCGCTGCTGACGTCGCTGCTGGAGGGCGAGTTCGCGGTGCGGGCGCCGCGCGCGGAGCCGGTGGTGGCCGACGTGCCGCCGGTGCTGGGGGCGGCCCTGCTCGGCCTGGACCGCCTGGGCGCTCCTGAGGAGGCCAAGGCGCGGCTCCGCGCCCATTACGGGGTGCCGGGTCCGGCGGCGGCCTCCGCGTGCCCCTGA
- a CDS encoding family 4 glycosyl hydrolase — protein sequence MKLAVVGGGSTYTPELIDGFARLREELPVSEIALIDPDPSRLELVAGMARRMLAHAGHPARVLATASAAEGVAGAAVVLFQLRVGGQAARELDETVPLRCGCVGQETTGAGGLAKALRTVPVVLSIAETVREHAPEAWIVDFTNPVGIVTRALLDAGHRAIGLCNVAIGFQRRFASWLGVEPSRVSLGHVGLNHLSWERAVYLDGADVLPRLLKERGAELAGMAGLRPGLLARLGAVPSYYLRYFYAHDAVVREQRDAPTRASQVAALEARLLELYADPAVVTKPELLAGRGGAFYSEAAVALIASLLGDRGDVQVVNVRNGGTLPFLPPEAVVEVPAAVGASGAAPLPVPPVEPLYAGLIGHVSAYETLALEAALRGGADRVRDALLAHPLVGQDEVAEELTGLLLEAGRAHLPWAASGAVGG from the coding sequence GTGAAGCTGGCCGTGGTCGGGGGCGGCTCGACGTACACGCCGGAGCTCATCGACGGGTTCGCGCGGCTGCGCGAGGAGCTGCCGGTGTCGGAGATCGCACTGATCGACCCGGACCCGTCCCGGCTGGAGCTGGTGGCGGGCATGGCGCGGCGGATGCTCGCGCACGCGGGGCACCCGGCGCGGGTGCTCGCGACCGCCTCGGCCGCCGAGGGCGTGGCGGGGGCGGCGGTGGTGCTGTTCCAGCTCCGGGTCGGCGGGCAGGCGGCGCGCGAGCTGGACGAGACGGTGCCGCTCCGGTGCGGCTGCGTGGGGCAGGAGACGACGGGCGCGGGCGGCCTCGCCAAGGCGCTGCGCACGGTCCCGGTGGTGCTGTCGATCGCGGAGACCGTGCGCGAGCACGCGCCGGAGGCGTGGATCGTGGACTTCACCAACCCGGTCGGCATCGTCACCCGGGCGCTGCTGGACGCCGGGCACCGCGCGATCGGCCTGTGCAACGTGGCGATCGGCTTCCAGCGGCGCTTCGCCTCCTGGCTCGGCGTCGAGCCGTCGCGGGTGTCGCTCGGGCACGTCGGGCTCAACCACCTGTCGTGGGAGCGGGCGGTGTACCTGGACGGGGCCGACGTGCTGCCCCGGCTGCTGAAGGAGCGCGGCGCGGAGCTGGCCGGGATGGCGGGGCTGCGGCCGGGCCTGCTGGCGCGGCTGGGCGCGGTGCCGTCGTACTACCTGCGTTACTTCTACGCCCACGACGCCGTGGTGCGCGAGCAGCGGGACGCGCCGACGCGCGCCTCGCAGGTCGCGGCGCTGGAGGCGCGGCTGCTGGAGCTGTACGCCGACCCGGCCGTGGTGACCAAGCCGGAGCTGCTGGCCGGGCGCGGCGGGGCGTTCTACTCCGAGGCGGCGGTGGCGCTGATCGCCTCGCTGCTCGGCGACCGGGGGGACGTGCAGGTGGTGAACGTGCGCAACGGCGGCACGCTGCCGTTCCTGCCGCCGGAGGCGGTCGTGGAGGTGCCGGCGGCGGTGGGGGCTTCGGGCGCGGCGCCGCTGCCGGTGCCGCCGGTGGAGCCGCTGTACGCGGGGCTGATCGGGCACGTGTCGGCGTACGAGACGCTGGCGCTGGAGGCGGCGCTGCGCGGCGGCGCGGACCGGGTGCGGGACGCGCTGCTCGCCCACCCCCTCGTCGGGCAGGACGAGGTCGCGGAGGAGCTGACGGGCCTGCTGCTGGAGGCGGGCCGCGCGCACCTGCCGTGGGCCGCCTCAGGGGCGGTGGGCGGGTGA